From Desulfonatronum thiodismutans, a single genomic window includes:
- a CDS encoding sensor domain-containing diguanylate cyclase yields the protein MRMSESQSQFSILSIGLSPRQEEDIQAILGPDYSLERYQSTGTARHANQNQRLMALISWKGINGRISALQRGEFQEDDAPPRVLVLDSDVAQADLERVVDAGFAAVLRYPFEPERVKGLAKELQESQGLYKDLYHMAREICLEREILSRQADLLQFFNKILTNASFSLDPVEILHQAHQDLQILLPVKGVDAIFWQAGSEQQLEAELFIHEYSGKDIQDIMIGFLLENAAKHADELIGSYHVNFMSKLDGGEELKEINSKNLLVLPLRFGGKSFGCVSIVSEKIARLGRDRLQTILAAVNHLALALRNALMYREMRTRADRDALTRLPNRHFFDERMVQELKRHQRYRNPLSLMVMDLDHFKRINDTFGHQAGDLVLRDVGRMLQEMLRSSDLAARYGGEEFVLLLSHTTEEQAWVLAERIREAIAKRRFNFKGKFFKVTASIGIASLETGLFGQSVDLFAEADAALYRAKAGGRNMVCLAGEEEGEEECRQYA from the coding sequence ATGCGAATGAGCGAGTCTCAGAGCCAATTCAGCATCCTTTCCATCGGGCTGAGCCCGAGACAGGAAGAGGACATCCAGGCGATTCTCGGGCCGGATTATTCCTTGGAAAGGTATCAGTCAACAGGGACGGCCAGGCACGCCAACCAAAATCAACGCCTCATGGCCTTGATCTCTTGGAAAGGGATCAACGGGCGGATTTCGGCTCTGCAACGCGGGGAATTTCAGGAGGATGACGCCCCCCCTCGTGTGTTGGTCTTGGATTCCGACGTGGCTCAGGCCGATCTGGAACGAGTCGTGGACGCCGGTTTCGCGGCTGTTTTGCGCTATCCTTTCGAGCCGGAGCGGGTCAAGGGGCTGGCGAAAGAACTCCAGGAATCTCAAGGCTTGTACAAGGACCTGTATCACATGGCTCGGGAAATCTGCCTGGAGCGAGAGATTTTGTCACGACAGGCGGACTTGTTGCAATTCTTCAACAAAATTCTCACTAACGCCAGCTTTTCCCTGGACCCCGTGGAAATTCTGCATCAAGCCCACCAGGACCTTCAGATTTTGCTCCCGGTCAAGGGCGTGGACGCGATATTCTGGCAGGCGGGCTCGGAGCAGCAGCTGGAGGCGGAACTCTTCATTCATGAGTACTCTGGGAAGGACATTCAGGATATAATGATCGGTTTTCTGTTGGAAAACGCGGCCAAACACGCCGACGAGCTCATCGGAAGCTACCACGTCAACTTCATGTCCAAGCTGGACGGCGGGGAGGAGCTAAAGGAGATCAACAGTAAAAATCTCCTCGTGTTGCCCTTGCGATTCGGCGGCAAGAGCTTTGGATGCGTCAGCATCGTATCGGAAAAAATTGCCCGACTGGGCCGGGATCGCCTGCAAACCATTCTGGCTGCCGTGAACCATCTGGCTCTGGCCCTGCGTAACGCGCTGATGTACCGAGAAATGCGTACCAGGGCTGACCGGGACGCCCTGACCCGTCTGCCTAATCGTCATTTTTTTGACGAACGAATGGTCCAGGAGCTCAAACGCCACCAACGCTATCGCAACCCGCTATCATTAATGGTCATGGACCTGGACCACTTCAAGCGGATCAACGACACCTTCGGCCACCAGGCCGGGGACTTGGTCCTGCGGGATGTCGGACGCATGTTGCAGGAAATGCTGCGTAGCTCCGATCTCGCGGCAAGGTACGGGGGCGAGGAGTTCGTGCTCCTGCTTTCCCATACCACTGAAGAGCAGGCCTGGGTCCTGGCCGAACGTATCCGCGAGGCCATTGCCAAACGTCGCTTCAACTTTAAGGGGAAGTTCTTCAAGGTTACCGCCAGCATCGGCATCGCCTCCCTGGAAACGGGCCTCTTCGGTCAAAGCGTCGACCTCTTCGCCGAAGCCGACGCAGCCCTCTACCGAGCCAAGGCTGGTGGACGGAACATGGTATGTCTGGCTGGTGAGGAGGAGGGTGAGGAGGAGTGCCGTCAATATGCCTGA
- a CDS encoding radical SAM protein: MNTPDSTKHPCFNVAVKGECGRIHLPVAPKCNIMCNYCNRKYDCMNESRPGVTSAVLKPHQAVEYLAQVLEKEPRVTVVGIAGPGDPFANPEETLETLRLIRERFPQMLFCLSSNGLGVPAHLDRLKDLGVTHMTITVNAVDPEIGKEFYAWVRDGKKIYRGLDAAKLMWRRQEAAIRGLKQLGITVKVNTIITPGVNDQHVEAIAAKMRELDVDLLNCMPLYPTAETIFEDVREPGKDELERIRTMAEAYLPQMRHCKRCRADAVGLLDQDKSPEFASCLSACSKTLPPMRTEARPYVAVASMEGVLINQHLGEAPSFQIWGRENGGYAMLEVRTAPPKGGGGNRWYALADLLKDCRAVLVSGVGDTPMAILSEEGVTPLEMSGFIQEGLEAVYTAGNVSAFKRRREGKACQAMGCTGDGEGCG; this comes from the coding sequence ATGAACACTCCAGACAGCACAAAGCACCCTTGTTTCAACGTCGCCGTGAAGGGCGAATGTGGACGGATTCATCTTCCGGTGGCCCCCAAATGCAATATCATGTGCAATTATTGCAACCGGAAATACGACTGCATGAACGAATCGCGTCCGGGAGTTACCTCCGCGGTGCTCAAGCCGCATCAGGCCGTGGAGTACCTGGCCCAGGTTTTGGAAAAGGAGCCGCGCGTCACGGTGGTGGGGATAGCGGGCCCAGGCGATCCCTTCGCCAACCCGGAGGAAACTCTGGAAACCCTGCGCCTGATTCGGGAGCGTTTTCCCCAGATGCTCTTCTGCTTGTCCAGCAACGGGCTGGGCGTTCCGGCGCACTTGGACAGGCTGAAGGACCTGGGCGTGACGCACATGACCATCACGGTCAACGCCGTGGATCCCGAAATCGGCAAGGAATTTTACGCCTGGGTCCGGGACGGAAAGAAAATTTATCGCGGCCTGGACGCGGCCAAACTGATGTGGCGGCGGCAGGAGGCGGCCATCCGGGGGCTCAAGCAGCTGGGGATCACGGTCAAGGTGAACACCATCATCACTCCGGGGGTGAACGACCAGCATGTGGAGGCCATTGCGGCCAAGATGCGCGAACTGGACGTGGATCTGCTGAACTGCATGCCCTTGTATCCGACCGCGGAAACCATTTTCGAGGATGTTCGCGAACCCGGCAAGGATGAGCTGGAACGTATCCGAACCATGGCCGAAGCCTACCTGCCCCAGATGCGCCACTGCAAGCGCTGCCGGGCCGACGCCGTGGGGTTGCTGGATCAGGACAAATCCCCGGAGTTTGCCTCCTGTCTGAGTGCCTGCTCCAAGACCCTGCCGCCCATGCGCACCGAAGCCAGACCCTACGTGGCCGTGGCCAGCATGGAAGGCGTGCTGATCAATCAGCATCTGGGGGAAGCCCCGTCCTTCCAGATTTGGGGCCGGGAAAACGGCGGTTACGCCATGCTGGAAGTCCGCACGGCTCCGCCCAAGGGAGGAGGGGGCAATCGCTGGTACGCCCTGGCTGATTTGCTCAAGGACTGCCGGGCCGTGCTGGTCTCCGGAGTCGGCGACACGCCCATGGCCATTCTCAGCGAAGAGGGCGTCACGCCACTGGAAATGAGCGGGTTCATTCAGGAGGGTCTGGAAGCGGTCTATACTGCCGGAAACGTCAGCGCGTTCAAGCGCCGTCGCGAAGGCAAGGCCTGCCAAGCCATGGGATGCACCGGCGACGGGGAAGGGTGCGGGTGA
- a CDS encoding nitrogenase component 1, whose protein sequence is MKIAEPFVSTTNACKMCTPLGAAMAFKGLEGCVPFLHGSQGCATYMRRYIISHFREPMDIASSSLGEKDAVYGGKANLMQGLLNVIGKYKAPAVGIATTCLTETIGDDVPTILHEFRKECPADLNGEMPALIHCSTPSYGGSHMEGFHAAVRAMVAQLADPETATHRGINIFSGFVSPEDIRHLQDVFAHFGLPATLLPDYSETLDGPALEDYQNIPGGGTPLDAVRAMPGAGASIEFGRTIKPERSAGTVLRDKYGVPLHSLGLPIGLRESDALFTTLETLAGCSAPRRYALERGQLLDAMVDGHKYVAGKKAIIYGEEDLVVGLTSFLSEIGIKPVLVASGGESGLLAEAVAAVTGEFSGDPPLVRDGVDFYQIVAEAEALEPDLVVGNSKGYRELARARNIPLIRVGFPIHDRFGSQRVLHLGYRGALSLYDLIVNALIEKKQEDSPIGYGYI, encoded by the coding sequence ATGAAAATAGCCGAACCTTTCGTCTCCACCACCAACGCCTGCAAGATGTGTACGCCCCTGGGCGCGGCCATGGCTTTCAAGGGCCTGGAAGGCTGCGTGCCCTTTCTGCACGGCTCCCAAGGCTGCGCCACCTATATGCGCCGGTACATCATCAGCCACTTCCGCGAACCCATGGACATTGCCTCCTCCAGCCTGGGCGAAAAGGACGCGGTCTACGGCGGCAAAGCCAATCTGATGCAGGGTCTGCTCAATGTCATCGGCAAGTACAAGGCCCCTGCAGTGGGCATCGCCACCACCTGTCTGACCGAGACCATCGGCGACGACGTGCCCACGATCCTGCACGAGTTCAGGAAGGAATGTCCGGCCGACCTCAACGGCGAGATGCCCGCGCTGATCCACTGCAGTACTCCGTCCTACGGCGGTTCGCACATGGAAGGCTTTCACGCCGCGGTTCGGGCCATGGTCGCCCAGTTGGCCGATCCGGAGACGGCAACGCACCGTGGGATCAACATTTTTTCCGGGTTCGTCTCGCCGGAGGACATCCGGCACCTCCAGGACGTGTTCGCCCATTTCGGACTTCCGGCGACCTTGTTGCCGGACTATTCCGAAACCCTGGATGGGCCGGCCCTGGAAGACTACCAGAACATTCCCGGAGGCGGGACACCTTTGGACGCTGTCCGGGCCATGCCCGGGGCCGGGGCGAGCATCGAGTTTGGCCGGACCATCAAGCCCGAGCGCAGTGCCGGGACCGTGCTCCGGGACAAGTACGGGGTACCGCTCCATTCCCTGGGCCTGCCCATCGGTCTGCGGGAAAGCGACGCTTTGTTCACGACCCTGGAAACCCTGGCCGGATGCTCAGCTCCAAGACGGTATGCCCTGGAACGGGGTCAACTCTTGGACGCCATGGTGGATGGCCACAAGTACGTGGCCGGGAAAAAGGCCATTATCTACGGCGAAGAAGACTTGGTGGTAGGTCTGACCTCGTTTTTGAGCGAAATCGGCATCAAGCCGGTTTTGGTGGCCTCCGGCGGGGAATCCGGCTTGTTGGCCGAAGCCGTGGCCGCGGTGACCGGGGAATTCTCCGGCGACCCGCCTCTGGTCCGCGACGGGGTGGATTTCTACCAGATCGTGGCCGAGGCTGAAGCCTTGGAGCCGGACTTGGTTGTCGGGAACAGCAAGGGCTACCGCGAGCTGGCCAGGGCCCGGAACATTCCGCTGATCCGCGTCGGCTTCCCCATCCATGATCGCTTTGGCTCCCAGCGCGTCCTGCATCTGGGCTACCGGGGAGCACTGAGTCTCTACGACCTGATCGTCAACGCGCTGATCGAGAAAAAACAGGAAGATTCGCCCATTGGGTACGGGTATATATGA
- the nifE gene encoding nitrogenase iron-molybdenum cofactor biosynthesis protein NifE gives MEPVIFEERKTQIHRKGAEPFSISCNKSSLAGAVSQRACVFCGSRVVLYPIADALHLVHGPIGCAVYTWDIRGALSSGPELHRLSFSTDLREKDVIFGGEKKLHQALIELIDLHKPNAAFVYSTCIVGIIGDDLKAVCKKVQAEKGIPVIPVQSEGFKGNKREGYLAACEAMFQLVGTGDTSTISPLSVNILGDFNLAGEIWIIQDYLKRMGVEVVANITGDGRVADVRRAHGAALNLVQCSGATMDLAKMMKEKYGIPFIRVSYFGIEDMSDALYDVAKFFQDKDPEIMARTQELVREELTALYPKLQTFRKDLEGKKAAIYVGGAFKAFSLIKSFRHLGMNVVMVGSQTGTEEDYQELAEITDEGTIIVDDTNPLELSAFIKEKDVDIFVGGVKERPIAFKLGVGFCDHNHERKEALEGFLGMYNFAREVHATVTSPVWNFTPRRRKSPIAVGTAEEACLS, from the coding sequence ATGGAACCCGTGATCTTTGAAGAACGAAAAACGCAGATACATCGCAAGGGAGCGGAGCCGTTCTCCATTTCCTGCAACAAGAGCAGTCTGGCCGGGGCCGTGAGCCAGCGGGCCTGCGTGTTCTGCGGATCCCGGGTGGTGCTCTATCCCATTGCCGACGCCCTGCACCTGGTGCACGGCCCCATCGGCTGCGCGGTGTACACCTGGGACATTCGCGGGGCCTTGTCCTCCGGGCCGGAGCTGCACCGGCTCAGTTTTTCCACGGACCTGCGCGAAAAAGACGTGATCTTCGGCGGTGAAAAAAAACTCCACCAGGCCTTGATCGAACTGATCGACCTGCACAAACCCAATGCGGCCTTTGTCTATTCCACCTGCATCGTGGGGATCATCGGCGACGACTTGAAGGCCGTGTGCAAGAAGGTGCAGGCGGAGAAGGGCATTCCGGTGATTCCGGTCCAGTCCGAAGGGTTCAAGGGCAACAAGCGCGAGGGCTATCTGGCGGCCTGCGAGGCCATGTTTCAACTGGTGGGCACCGGGGATACCTCGACCATTTCTCCCCTGAGCGTGAACATTCTGGGCGATTTCAATCTGGCCGGGGAGATCTGGATCATCCAGGACTACCTGAAGCGGATGGGCGTGGAGGTGGTGGCCAACATCACCGGCGACGGCCGGGTGGCGGACGTGCGCCGGGCCCACGGCGCGGCCCTGAACCTGGTTCAGTGTTCCGGAGCGACCATGGATTTGGCCAAAATGATGAAGGAGAAGTACGGCATCCCGTTCATCCGGGTGTCTTATTTCGGCATTGAGGACATGTCCGACGCGCTCTACGACGTGGCCAAGTTTTTCCAGGACAAGGACCCGGAGATCATGGCCCGGACCCAGGAACTGGTCCGGGAAGAGCTGACGGCTCTGTACCCGAAGCTGCAAACATTTCGCAAGGACCTGGAAGGCAAGAAGGCCGCCATCTACGTGGGCGGCGCGTTCAAGGCTTTTTCCCTGATCAAATCCTTCCGGCATTTGGGCATGAACGTGGTCATGGTCGGCTCTCAGACCGGCACTGAGGAGGACTATCAGGAATTGGCCGAGATTACGGACGAGGGCACGATCATCGTGGACGACACCAACCCGCTGGAGCTGTCCGCCTTTATCAAGGAAAAGGACGTGGACATCTTCGTGGGCGGGGTCAAGGAGCGGCCCATCGCCTTCAAGCTGGGCGTGGGATTCTGCGACCACAACCACGAGCGCAAGGAGGCCTTGGAGGGTTTTTTAGGCATGTACAACTTTGCCAGGGAAGTCCACGCCACGGTGACCAGCCCTGTCTGGAACTTCACTCCCAGGCGGCGCAAGTCGCCCATCGCCGTGGGCACCGCGGAGGAGGCCTGTTTGTCATGA
- a CDS encoding (2Fe-2S) ferredoxin domain-containing protein yields MFVCASFRTKGEPKGVCHKSTIGLLPYIDEEILDRGLDVLVTSTGCLKQCENGPVMVVYPEGWWFGKVDGEDAVDAILDGLEQGEPAQDYLL; encoded by the coding sequence ATGTTCGTCTGCGCCAGTTTTCGGACCAAGGGCGAACCCAAGGGCGTGTGCCACAAGAGCACCATCGGCTTGTTGCCTTATATCGACGAGGAAATTCTGGACCGGGGCCTGGACGTGTTGGTGACCAGCACCGGTTGCCTGAAGCAATGCGAGAACGGACCGGTCATGGTGGTCTATCCCGAAGGATGGTGGTTCGGCAAAGTGGACGGCGAAGACGCCGTGGACGCCATCCTGGACGGCCTGGAACAGGGCGAGCCAGCCCAGGACTATCTCCTTTAG